The Fusarium oxysporum f. sp. lycopersici 4287 chromosome 6, whole genome shotgun sequence DNA segment CCCTAGTCAGCAAGTATCAACGCCTCTATTTCACGAGCTAAGTATGGGAAAGGCTCAAGAGTAGGAACACCAGACAGAATCAGATTCCGGTCCAAAGAGATTCCGTGGGCGACCCACCAGCAAGGAGCATGAACTCCGAGATTAGCAACTTGCAGCGGCTGGACTTAATAGCTCCACCGCGGACGTATAAGCAAGTAACATCAGAGATGGAAATCGAGGGCCCAGGAGAACATTGGGCCTGGCCCGACGCGCTTGTAATCTGGTAAGCTATTCAAATCATTAGACAGATTCATTCTTAAATTAACTGTTCTTGTTATACAGCGCGATATGCTTAGAAACTATGACAGGTAGTGATACCGTCCGTCGGTTACCCTGCGGGCATACATTCCATTCAGGTTGCATCACTCCATGGTACCTGGGGCAACATTATACCTGTCCCTTATGCGTATCTCAGTTCATTCCATCAGAGCATACACATATCAGAACAAACAGGTGAAAAGCATACGGCGTGGTGGTTCATCTACACCGAGTAATTACGACCTCATGAACTGGCACCTGTGCTAGCAGTACATGCTTTCGTGGCTCAACTTCAATCCAGCAAGCAGAGTTTGTATCACATGGTCGAAGTCATATTGCTGTATTTTTAACTTTATGGCTAGCTATCAATCATATGATACCTTGCGTATTCACTTAATCTAGCACAGTTTTGTGGAATATATCGGTGAGTTCCGTGGTTCCTATTATATGTCAAAGCTACTATTAAAAGTAGTAAGTTATCTCGAATTCCTGACGCGTATTAACGTATGGATGCTAAGCCGGCTCACCTCTGCTGATTTGTATTCCCGAATATACTACTAACCATGCCTGTTATTGAAATCCCAAAGGAGCAATGGGCGCAAGTACTCGAAAAGCCCGGCGGCCGTATGTGTCTCCTTGTCTATCTCAAACTTGGTACGCTAGACACTAATATCAATTAACAGTGGTAGTTCATAAGAAAGTCCCCGTGCATATGCCAGGCCCTGATGAGGTACTGGTTAATGTGAAGTATTCAGGCATCTTTCATACCGATTTACATGCTATGATGGGCGATTGGCcactgaagaggaagatacCTCTCACATGATTAACAGAGCCATTGAGCTAGCAGATCAAATTGATTACTATTGCTCAAAGGAGAAGGACCTTAAGCTTGATTCGCGTATGCTATATATCCAATTGAGAGGACAACTCTAATAGTCTCTAATTTCCGAACAAGAGTGGGCTGAGCTGAAAAGATTTGCAACTTCCTCAAATCATTCACCGATGCCACCACGGCTGCAGAAGGTCACGCGCATGCAATCGATCGAACACTACCCATAATGGACTTCCTGTTTAACAAATTTGAGGCTGCACTGATCGAGTACGTAGATGACGCTTTTATGGCGCTTTGTATTGATGCTGGAAGGGCGAAACTCGACGCATATTGCACTCCTACAGAGCGGTCGTCTGCTTATGTTGTAGCTACCGTCCTTAGCCCTTATCGAAAGTGACACTACTTTGACACCGCCTGGGAGGGAAATCCTGAGTGAATTGAGAGCAATAGGTCTGCCGTAGAAGATCTCTGGAAGTCTCGTTACGCACCAGTCGCCAAGTCAGCGGAATCATCAGCCCAGTCCTTGGTTGAAAAGACACTAGTGGAGAACTCGTTTCTTGCATGGGAGGACGAACATGAGGATCCCGAGCTTCCTACCCTATTTGACGAGTATTTGGACTATATATCAGCCCCAAgaatcaaagtcaaagatgTACGAAGGTGTTGGCCTGAGGGTACACAACAAACGCTTTAGATATCCAAACCTTTCCAAAATGGCGCTCGATCTTTTGTTACTTTCTGCGATATCTGCTGAGCTAGAACGTCTCTTCTCCGATACAAAAATAACCCTCCAAGATCGCAGGAACAGGTTAGGGATTGATATAATCGAAGCAATTGCTTACATAAAGTCCTGGTCGAAGACGGCGGCCAATACATGGGCACCTAGGTGCCCAAATAAAATAGCGCACCAGGTGCCCAAATTATGTCAGCAATCGTCGCCCTGATTGGCCAGCGCGCGTTTGACATGACCGACGCGACCTGCGCTCTGTATGATAGCAACACAGCCAACGAAAATGGACCAAAGCCACCGGCTTGCCTTCCCGGACGATGCCCTCCCGCCTGAAGGCATATACAAATCCCGTGAGTCTCTATTGGCAGCCATTAATTCTTGGGCGAAACCTCGAGGTTATGCGTTCACGACGGGGAAATCATTAAAGACGTCAAGTGGCCGAATCAAAGTCATATTTGCCTGTGATCGAAATAAACTCCCACCGAGCACATCTATTACACGCCAACGCCGCACTTGTAGCCGAAGAACCGGCTGTAAGTTTTCAGTGCTGGCCAAGCAATCATTGGATGGAAATACGTGGGTCCTAAGCCATCGACCAGACAAAGAGTATGCCCACCACAATCATCCACCGAGTCCGGAACGCGTCTGCACACCCGGCGCATCGCCAACTTAACGAGAGAGATGCAGCAATTATTTCGAGCCTGACAACTGCTGGCGCTGCTCCTCGAGATATCAGGACGTACCTCCATAACAGTTCTGATACCCTTGCGACGCAGCAAGACATCTATAATCGGATCGCGGCAACGAGAAGAGATCTGCGTGAGGGCCAGAGCAGTATCCAAGCGTTAGTCGACCAACTACAGGGAGAGGGCTTCTGGTGCCGGGTTCGATTGGACTCGGATAATCGGCTGACAGCCATATTCTTTGCCCACCCTGACTCTGTTGCATATCTGCAAAGCAACCCGGACGTACTGCTATTGGATTGTACCTATAAAACGAACAAGCACGCCATGCCGCTGCTTGACATGGTCGGAGTTGACTCTTGTCAGCGTTCCTTCTGCATCGCATTTGCATTTCTGTCCGGTGAATCAGAAGAAGACTATTCATGGgcacttcatcatctcaaaTCACTCTACCATCATGAGCTCCCTTCTGTAGTCTTAACTGACCGATGTCTCGCTGCAATAAATGCAACTGCAACCTGGTTCCCTTCCTCCAAGGCCCTGCTTTGCCTCTGGCATGTTAATAAAGGCAATCCTGCAGTATTGTCAACCGGACTTTGTGCTGAAAAGTGGCGCCACAAGCGGCCGGGTAGAGGACGAAAAATGGGACGAATTCTATGGTTTTTGGCACACTATTGTGGATTCGCCAACAGAAGAGATATTCAGAGAGCGCCTAGCCAAGTTCGAGCTCAAGTACGCCAAAAGATACCCCCGGGCCGTTGGGTACATCAAATTGTACTGGCTCGAGCCGCACAAAGAGAGAATCATTAAAGCATGGGTAGATAAATACCTGCATTTTGGTAATGTGGCCACCTCGAGGTAGCTGTCCAGGGTCAGATATAGAGATCGGAAAGCTAACAATTGCCATCTAGGGCCGAAGGAATTCACTCCCTAATCAAATCATACATCAAGACCTCCACATTCGACCTCTTCGATTCTTGGCAGGCCATGCGCCATGCGGTCACCAACCAACTGAAGGAACTGAAGCACATACGAGCCTCTCAACAGATACGGACACCTTTGGATATCTCTGGAGGAATGTTCGAGGCTGTCCAAGGTTAGGTTTCCCACCAGGCCCTGCGCAAAGTGCAAGAACAACGGAAGTTAGCTTTGGCATTTCCCCAAGCTCCCTGCAGTCAGTCTTTCACCTCCTCACATGGGCTACCGTGTTCTCACACCTTGAAGAGACTCGAGGAGGAACAGCGCAGCCTTTGCTTGATCAttttcatcctcactggAACTTAAAGCGAGGCGCGGATCGGCCCCGGCCCATACTAGAGCCACGTCGAGCCCCACAGCAGGGCATCATCAGGGCGAGAGGTCAACCTGCGACGAGCACCAAACGAGAACCCTCTGGATTTGAGATCTCTCAGCCTGGCAAGAAAGCGCCCAGCACATGTAGCAGATGTCATGCTGTTGGTCACGCGAGGTCCTCACGAGCGTGTCCTCTGAGGTTCCAGGATTTGCTCATTCAGGAAGCGCCGGCCTCGAAGTCAATCCCGCAGCCGGACGTAACCCCGGTCGCAGTCCCAAGTCTGGCTGACCCAATTGAGGCGATTTCAGTGAGCCAAGGGCCTTCAGTAGTTGAAGGCATGCCAGTGCTAGAATGTATTGCGGAAGCTACTGCACGCTCTCCCGCTACTGCACACACCCCACTTGCCCAGTCTTCACATACTGTACAAGTTTCGCTTACAGCTCCTCAACATT contains these protein-coding regions:
- a CDS encoding alcohol dehydrogenase, with the protein product MPVIEIPKEQWAQVLEKPGGLVVHKKVPVHMPGPDEVLVNVKYSGIFHTDLHAMMGDWPLKRKIPLT